One part of the Odontesthes bonariensis isolate fOdoBon6 chromosome 15, fOdoBon6.hap1, whole genome shotgun sequence genome encodes these proteins:
- the LOC142400802 gene encoding dual specificity protein phosphatase 22-B-like isoform X1: protein MGNGINKILPDLYLGNVKDARDQELLAKHNITHILSIHDTAAPVLEDMTYLCISAADHSKQNLTQFFRDSIMFIHESRLKGEGCLVHCVAGVSRSVTLVVAYIMTATSRGWMESLAAVRSARPCAGPNLGFLRQLEEFENTELAEYRAWWKERYGNNLLNDEEEIQNLLTQKSAVTTGIGPALATSGT, encoded by the exons ATGGGTAATGGAATCAACAAG ATCCTGCCTGATCTCTATCTGGGCAACGTTAAAG ATGCACGAGACCAGGAGCTGCTGGCGAAGCACAACATCACCCACATCCTGTCTATCCATGACACAGCTGCACCCGTCCTGGAG GACATGACGTACCTTTGCATATCTgcagctgaccactcaaagcaaaACCT GACTCAGTTCTTCAGAGACAGCATCATGTTTATCCACGAGTCCCGACTGAAAGGGGAGGGCTGCCTCGTTCACTG TGTGGCAGGAGTGTCCCGCAGCGTGACTCTGGTGGTGGCCTACATCATGACCGCCACCAGCCGCGGGTGGATGGAGTCTCTGGCCGCCGTGAGGTCCGCCAGGCCGTGCGCGGGGCCCAATCTGGGCTTCCTGCGGCAGCTGGAGGAGTTCGAAAACACCGAGCTGGCAGAG TATCGAGCCTGGTGGAAGGAGCGGTACGGGAACAACCTGCTAAATGACGAGGAGGAGATTCAGAACCTTCTTACTCAGAAATCTGCCGTAACGACCGGCATCGGGCCTGCGCTGGCCACCAGCGGCACCTGA
- the LOC142400802 gene encoding dual specificity protein phosphatase 22-B-like isoform X3, which yields MESTRSCLISIWATLKMHETRSCWRSTTSPTSCLSMTQLHPSWRTQFFRDSIMFIHESRLKGEGCLVHCVAGVSRSVTLVVAYIMTATSRGWMESLAAVRSARPCAGPNLGFLRQLEEFENTELAEYRAWWKERYGNNLLNDEEEIQNLLTQKSAVTTGIGPALATSGT from the exons ATGGAATCAACAAG ATCCTGCCTGATCTCTATCTGGGCAACGTTAAAG ATGCACGAGACCAGGAGCTGCTGGCGAAGCACAACATCACCCACATCCTGTCTATCCATGACACAGCTGCACCCGTCCTGGAG GACTCAGTTCTTCAGAGACAGCATCATGTTTATCCACGAGTCCCGACTGAAAGGGGAGGGCTGCCTCGTTCACTG TGTGGCAGGAGTGTCCCGCAGCGTGACTCTGGTGGTGGCCTACATCATGACCGCCACCAGCCGCGGGTGGATGGAGTCTCTGGCCGCCGTGAGGTCCGCCAGGCCGTGCGCGGGGCCCAATCTGGGCTTCCTGCGGCAGCTGGAGGAGTTCGAAAACACCGAGCTGGCAGAG TATCGAGCCTGGTGGAAGGAGCGGTACGGGAACAACCTGCTAAATGACGAGGAGGAGATTCAGAACCTTCTTACTCAGAAATCTGCCGTAACGACCGGCATCGGGCCTGCGCTGGCCACCAGCGGCACCTGA
- the LOC142400802 gene encoding dual specificity protein phosphatase 22-B-like isoform X2, translating into MGNGINKILPDLYLGNVKDARDQELLAKHNITHILSIHDTAAPVLEDMTYLCISAADHSKQNLTQFFRDSIMFIHESRLKGEGCLVHCVAGVSRSVTLVVAYIMTATSRGWMESLAAVRSARPCAGPNLGFLRQLEEFENTELAERWDQVTHVQVSSKSQVLAFKSQVLAFKSQVSLKS; encoded by the exons ATGGGTAATGGAATCAACAAG ATCCTGCCTGATCTCTATCTGGGCAACGTTAAAG ATGCACGAGACCAGGAGCTGCTGGCGAAGCACAACATCACCCACATCCTGTCTATCCATGACACAGCTGCACCCGTCCTGGAG GACATGACGTACCTTTGCATATCTgcagctgaccactcaaagcaaaACCT GACTCAGTTCTTCAGAGACAGCATCATGTTTATCCACGAGTCCCGACTGAAAGGGGAGGGCTGCCTCGTTCACTG TGTGGCAGGAGTGTCCCGCAGCGTGACTCTGGTGGTGGCCTACATCATGACCGCCACCAGCCGCGGGTGGATGGAGTCTCTGGCCGCCGTGAGGTCCGCCAGGCCGTGCGCGGGGCCCAATCTGGGCTTCCTGCGGCAGCTGGAGGAGTTCGAAAACACCGAGCTGGCAGAG agatgggaccaagtcacacatgtgcaagtctcaagtaagtctcaagtcttagctttcaagtctcaagtcttagctttcaagtctcaagtaagtctcaagtcttag